The proteins below come from a single Panicum hallii strain FIL2 chromosome 7, PHallii_v3.1, whole genome shotgun sequence genomic window:
- the LOC112898710 gene encoding aldehyde dehydrogenase family 3 member F1-like, whose product MSTGAMAGAGAEAGGELGETVRELREAYGGGRTRSLAWRQAQLRGLLRLLKEKEAEAFQALHKDLGKHHAEAYRDEVGVLIKSANGALQQLGKWMAPDRVWVPLIAWPATAQVVPEPVGVVLIFSCWNFPLGLSLEPLIGAIAAGNAVALKPSELSPCTARFLADNIGNYMDASAVKVVNGGPEVGEQLMEHRWDKVLFTGSPRIARSVMAAAARHLTPVALELGGKCPCIFDAAAASARDLQVSANRIIAGKWSPCAGQACIAIDYVLVEERFAPVLIKVLKSTLKRFFQDADHMARIVNQRHFERLSSLLKDRAVAPSILHGGSMDAKNLYIEPTILLNPPLDSAIMTEEIFGPLLPIITVKKIEDSIAFVKAMPKPLAIYAFTRDAALRRRVVEETSSGSVTFNDAVVQYAIDGLPFGGVGQSGFGQYHGRHSFEMFSHKKAVMKRGYLLELTLRYPPWDESKVTLMRYLYRFNYFAFVLAFLGLRR is encoded by the exons ATGAGCACGGGCGCAATGGCGGGTGCTGGCGCGGAGGCCGGCGGGGAGCTGGGCGAGACGGTGCGGGAGCTGCGGGAGGCCTACGGGGGCGGCAGGACCCGGAGCCTGGCGTGGCGGCAGGCGCAGCTCCGGGGCCTCCTCCGGCTGCTCAAGGAGAAGGAGGCGGAGGCGTTCCAGGCGCTCCACAAGGACCTCGGCAAGCACCACGCCGAGGCCTACAGGGACGAG GTCGGTGTGCTCATCAAGTCCGCCAACGGCGCGCTGCAGCAGCTCGGCAAATGGATGGCTCCGGACAGG GTGTGGGTTCCGCTGATCGCGTGGCCGGCGACCGCGCAGGTGGTGCCGGAGCCGGTCGGGGTCGTCCTCATCTTCTCCTGCTGGAACTTCCCGTTGG GCCTGTCGCTGGAGCCGCTGATCGGAGCCATCGCGGCGGGGAACGCCGTGGCGCTGAAGCCATCGGAGCTCTCGCCGTGCACCGCCAGGTTCCTCGCCGATAACATCGGCAACTACATGGACGCCTCGGCGGTGAAGGTCGTCAACGGCGGCCCGGAGGTCGGGGAGCAGCTCATGGAGCACCGCTGGGACAAGGTCCTCTTCACCG GGAGCCCCCGCATCGCGCGCTCCGTgatggccgcggcggcgaggcacCTGACGCCCGTGGCGCTGGAGCTGGGCGGCAAGTGCCCGTGCATCttcgacgcggcggcggccagcgcgCGGGACCTGCAGGTCTCGGCGAACCGCATCATCGCCGGCAAGTGGTCGCCCTGCGCCGGCCAGGCCTGCATCGCCATCGACTACGTGCTCGTCGAGGAGCGGTTCGCGCCCGTCCTCATCAAGGTGCTCAAGTCCACGCTCAAGAGGTTCTTCCAGGACGCGGACCACATGGCGCGGATCGTGAACCAGCGCCACTTCGAGCGGCTGAGCAGCCTCCTCAAGGACAGGGCCGTGGCGCCGTCCATCCTGCACGGCGGCTCCATGGACGCCAAGAACTT GTACATTGAGCCTACGATACTGCTGAACCCGCCGCTGGACTCCGCCATCATGACCGAGGAGATCTTCGGGCCCCTGCTCCCGATCATCACG GTCAAGAAGATCGAGGACAGCATCGCGTTCGTGAAGGCCATGCCGAAGCCGCTGGCCATCTACGCCTTCACCCGGGACGCCGCGCTCCGGCGCCGGGTCGTGGAGGAGACGTCGTCCGGGAGCGTCACCTTCAACGACGCCGTGGTGCAGTACGCGATCGACGGGCTCCCGTTCGGCGGCGTCGGGCAGAGCGGGTTCGGGCAGTACCACGGCAGGCACTCGTTCGAGATGTTCAGCCACAAGAAGGCGGTCATGAAGCGGGGCTACCTCTTGGAGCTGACGCTCAGGTACCCGCCCTGGGACGAGAGCAAGGTCACCCTCATGCGCTACCTCTACCGCTTCAACTACTTCGCGTTCGTGCTCGCCTTCCTCGGCCTCAGGAGATGA
- the LOC112900179 gene encoding probable receptor-like protein kinase At4g10390: protein MFSACGLFGRARRGRGDLRKRGEMGGASSRVAPAEPVDAEEAEEQGGGAARQLAWAEVEAATRGFSSRVVGRGGFSTVYLASLPASRLGAVKVHCSSERLHRAFRRELDVLLSLRHPHIVRLLGYCDERDEGVLVFEYATNGDLHERLHGGGDLPWTRRVAVASQVAAALEYLHEGRDPAVIHGDIKASNVLLDANLDAKLCDFGFAHVGVSATAGGAGGGRPSARAVMGSPGYVDPHLLRSGVATKKSDVYSFGVLLLELLTGEEAVCRETGHRLTAAVGPKLSDGKVSDVLDQRLGAEYDAAEAAAVAELAMQCVGDNPALRPSMADVVRVLQEKTSAAGSKSDRKMMS from the coding sequence ATGTTTAGCGCTTGCGGTCTCTTCGGCCGAGCCCGCCGGGGCCGCGGCGACCTCCGGAAGCGCGGGGAGATGGGCGGGGCGAGCTCGCGTGTGGCGCCGGCCGAGCCGGTGGacgcggaggaggcggaggagcagggcggcggcgcggcgcggcagctGGCGTGGGCCGAGGTGGAGGCCGCCACGCGTGGGTTCTCGTCCCGGGTGGTCGGCCGCGGCGGGTTCAGCACGGTGTACCTCGCCTCGCTCCCCGCCTCGCGCCTCGGCGCCGTCAAGGTCCACTGCAGCAGCGAGCGCCTGCACCGCGCGTTCCGCCGGGAGCTCGACGTGCTCCTCTCGCTCCGACACCCGCACATCGTCCGCCTCCTCGGGTACTGCGACGAGCGGGACGAGGGCGTGCTGGTGTTCGAGTACGCGACCAACGGCGACCTCCACGAGAggctccacggcggcggcgacctgcCCTGGACGCGCCGCGTCGCGGTCGCGTCCCAGGTGGCCGCGGCGCTGGAGTACCTCCACGAAGGCCGCGACCCGGCGGTCATCCACGGGGACATCAAGGCCTCCAACGTCCTCCTCGACGCCAACCTGGACGCCAAGCTCTGCGACTTCGGCTTCGCGCACGTCGGCGTCTCcgccacggcgggcggcgctggcggcggccgcCCCTCCGCGCGCGCCGTTATGGGCTCCCCGGGCTACGTCGACCCCCACCTCCTCCGCTCCGGCGTGGCCACCAAGAAGAGCGACGTGTACAGCTTCGGCGTGTTGCTGCTCGAGCTCCTGACGGGGGAGGAGGCCGTCTGCCGCGAGACCGGGCACCGGCTCACGGCCGCGGTGGGGCCCAAGCTCAGCGACGGTAAAGTGTCGGACGTGCTGGACCAGAGGCTCGGCGCCGAGTACGACGCCGCggaggccgccgccgtggcggagCTCGCCATGCAGTGCGTGGGCGACAACCCGGCGCTCCGGCCGTCCATGGCCGACGTGGTGCGCGTGCTCCAGGAGAAGACCTCCGCCGCTGGATCGAAATCGGACCGCAAGATGATGTCCTAG